A portion of the Gemmatimonas sp. genome contains these proteins:
- a CDS encoding menaquinone biosynthesis protein: MSDTGRAALRVGRIRYINCYPVYGAIERGIVPLDGTLVDGVPTQLNRLMATGDIDISVVSAVEYARDAHQFLLLPELGITSDGPVRSVMLFSTRDARDLGGRRVVVSRSSMTSVHLLELLFEHVWKCRPEFVPGDAEMGDISRFGDEAHDARLVIGDAALTLFDAARRGGLWAERYPFIEDLGAVWKRWTGLPFVFAVWVAQRRTPVHAALGAHASLIASRDWGLAHLDQLSAQAALASGVPVETCREYFAGLDYRLSYPHLAGLTEFFRRLVLAGRVPDGTLAFLPAA; encoded by the coding sequence ATGAGCGACACGGGGCGCGCCGCGCTGCGGGTAGGACGCATCCGGTACATCAACTGCTACCCGGTGTACGGGGCCATCGAGCGCGGCATCGTGCCACTCGATGGGACGTTGGTGGACGGGGTGCCGACGCAGCTCAACCGCCTCATGGCCACGGGTGACATCGACATCAGCGTGGTCTCGGCTGTGGAGTACGCGCGGGACGCGCACCAGTTCCTGCTGTTGCCGGAGCTGGGGATCACGAGTGACGGACCAGTCCGCAGCGTGATGCTCTTCAGCACGCGTGATGCACGCGATCTCGGTGGCCGCCGGGTGGTCGTGAGTCGCAGCAGCATGACGTCGGTGCACCTGCTCGAACTCCTGTTCGAGCATGTCTGGAAGTGCCGCCCCGAGTTCGTGCCTGGCGACGCCGAAATGGGTGACATTTCGCGTTTCGGCGACGAGGCACACGACGCGCGCCTTGTCATCGGCGACGCCGCCCTCACGTTGTTCGATGCTGCGCGTCGCGGGGGACTTTGGGCCGAGCGCTATCCGTTCATCGAGGACCTCGGGGCGGTGTGGAAGCGGTGGACGGGGCTCCCGTTCGTCTTTGCCGTCTGGGTGGCGCAGCGGCGCACTCCGGTGCACGCGGCGCTGGGGGCACACGCCTCGCTCATCGCTTCGCGCGACTGGGGACTGGCCCATCTCGACCAGCTGTCTGCCCAGGCCGCTCTGGCCAGCGGGGTGCCCGTGGAGACCTGCCGCGAGTACTTCGCCGGACTCGATTACCGTTTGTCGTATCCGCACCTCGCGGGACTCACCGAGTTCTTCCGTCGGCTCGTATTGGCGGGTCGTGTTCCTGATGGGACGTTGGCATTCCTGCCCGCTGCCTGA
- a CDS encoding CofH family radical SAM protein yields the protein MPLAVPFDLDTLRDPALRPIGEKLVRGERLTIADGHTLYTSPDILGVGAMANAANRARHGDRVTFAANQHINPTNICVLRKTCVFCGYARLPKEEGAYRYSLEQVLAESDRADGTITREFHIVGGLDMQAGLAYYTTMFRALKARHPQVHIKALTAVEIAHIARIEKMGRDEVLLALREAGLDTLPGGGAETFSAAVREQIADKKLGGAEYIDVHRTAHRLGIRSNCTMLYGHVETIDDRMQHLDMLRTLQDETGGFLAFIPLAYHPDDNELGVTLGRQGTSTTGFDDLRNLAVGRLFLDNFEHIKTHWIMVGTPVSQIALHFGVNDIEGTVVREKIYHAVGASTPQGMTLPQLLQLIRGAGKQPAERDSFYRVIREFAVDDVGEDVTAPGDALVPAVT from the coding sequence ATGCCGCTCGCAGTACCGTTCGACCTCGACACGCTGCGCGATCCGGCGCTGCGCCCCATCGGCGAAAAGCTGGTGCGCGGCGAGCGCCTCACGATTGCCGACGGCCATACCCTGTACACCAGCCCCGACATCCTCGGGGTGGGGGCCATGGCCAATGCCGCCAACCGCGCGCGCCACGGCGACCGGGTGACCTTCGCGGCCAACCAGCACATCAACCCCACCAACATCTGCGTGCTGCGGAAGACGTGCGTCTTCTGTGGCTATGCGCGCCTGCCGAAAGAAGAGGGCGCCTACCGGTATTCCCTCGAGCAAGTCCTTGCGGAATCCGACCGCGCGGACGGCACGATCACGCGCGAGTTCCATATCGTCGGCGGCCTCGACATGCAGGCCGGGTTGGCGTACTACACCACGATGTTCCGCGCGCTCAAGGCGCGTCATCCGCAAGTGCACATCAAGGCGTTGACCGCCGTCGAGATTGCGCACATTGCGCGGATCGAGAAGATGGGCCGGGATGAGGTGCTCCTCGCCTTGCGCGAGGCAGGGCTCGACACGCTCCCCGGCGGCGGGGCGGAGACGTTCAGTGCAGCCGTGCGCGAGCAGATTGCCGACAAGAAGCTGGGCGGGGCCGAGTACATTGACGTGCACCGCACGGCGCATCGCCTCGGCATCCGGTCCAACTGCACGATGCTCTACGGTCACGTGGAGACGATTGACGATCGCATGCAGCACCTCGACATGTTGCGCACCCTGCAGGATGAGACCGGCGGCTTTCTCGCGTTCATCCCGCTGGCCTATCACCCCGACGACAACGAACTCGGGGTGACGCTGGGCCGGCAGGGGACCAGCACGACTGGCTTCGATGACCTTCGCAACTTGGCGGTGGGGCGTCTCTTTCTCGACAATTTCGAACACATCAAGACCCACTGGATCATGGTGGGCACCCCCGTTTCACAAATCGCGTTGCACTTCGGCGTGAACGACATCGAAGGCACCGTCGTGCGCGAGAAGATCTACCATGCCGTGGGAGCGAGCACGCCGCAGGGCATGACGCTGCCCCAGCTGCTGCAGCTCATTCGTGGCGCCGGCAAGCAGCCGGCGGAGCGGGATTCGTTCTACCGGGTCATCCGTGAGTTTGCGGTGGACGACGTGGGCGAGGACGTCACCGCTCCCGGCGACGCGCTCGTCCCCGCGGTGACCTGA
- the fabF gene encoding beta-ketoacyl-ACP synthase II produces the protein MRRRVVVTGLGAITPVGNDVATTWQSLLGGVSGGALITKFDASDFKVKFACEVKGFDVGLYMDRKEAKRADLFTQYAMAASVQAMRDAGLEEGGYVPEDFGVIIGSGIGGLATMEDQHSVLMQSGNRRISPFFIPMYIADIAAGVVSMRFNAKGPNFATMSACATSAHAIGEAFRTISYGDADVMLCGGTEASVLPMAIGGFGNMTALSERNDSPATASRPFDATRDGFVLGEGAGVVVLEVLEHALARGARIYGEVVGYGATGDAYHLTGQPEAHEGLQRAMRKAMADGRVPPTEVTYINAHGTSTPLNDPNEIRAIKTVFGDHASALSVSSTKSATGHMLGAAGGVEFIACALAVRDSMIPPTINYSTPDPDCDLDITPNTPRARPVEVALSNSSGFGGHNVSIALRRWHG, from the coding sequence ATGCGGCGTCGGGTCGTCGTCACGGGTCTTGGGGCGATCACGCCCGTCGGCAACGACGTGGCGACGACCTGGCAGTCGCTGCTGGGCGGAGTATCGGGGGGCGCGCTCATCACCAAGTTCGATGCGTCGGACTTCAAGGTGAAGTTTGCCTGTGAGGTGAAGGGCTTCGATGTGGGGCTGTACATGGACCGCAAGGAAGCCAAGCGCGCCGACCTCTTCACCCAGTACGCCATGGCGGCGTCCGTGCAGGCCATGCGCGATGCGGGGTTAGAGGAGGGGGGCTACGTCCCCGAAGACTTCGGCGTGATCATCGGGAGCGGCATCGGTGGGCTGGCCACGATGGAGGACCAGCACTCGGTGCTCATGCAGTCGGGGAACCGGCGCATTTCGCCGTTCTTTATCCCCATGTATATCGCCGACATCGCGGCCGGTGTGGTGTCCATGCGCTTCAACGCCAAGGGCCCCAATTTCGCCACGATGTCCGCGTGTGCCACGAGCGCGCACGCCATTGGCGAGGCGTTCCGTACCATCTCCTACGGCGACGCCGACGTGATGCTGTGCGGCGGTACGGAGGCGTCGGTGTTGCCCATGGCCATCGGTGGCTTCGGCAATATGACGGCGCTCTCCGAGCGCAACGATTCGCCGGCCACCGCGTCACGTCCATTCGACGCCACGCGCGACGGCTTCGTGCTAGGGGAGGGCGCAGGCGTGGTGGTGCTCGAGGTGCTCGAGCATGCGCTCGCGCGCGGGGCGCGCATCTACGGCGAGGTGGTGGGGTACGGCGCCACCGGTGACGCGTACCACCTCACCGGCCAGCCGGAAGCGCACGAGGGGCTGCAGCGCGCCATGCGCAAGGCCATGGCCGACGGCAGGGTGCCACCCACCGAGGTGACGTACATCAATGCGCACGGCACCTCCACGCCGCTCAATGATCCGAACGAAATCCGGGCCATCAAGACGGTGTTCGGCGATCATGCGTCCGCGCTCTCCGTCAGTTCGACCAAGTCGGCCACCGGGCATATGCTCGGCGCGGCCGGTGGCGTGGAGTTCATAGCCTGCGCGCTGGCCGTGCGCGACAGTATGATTCCTCCCACGATCAACTACAGCACGCCCGATCCGGACTGCGATCTCGACATCACGCCGAACACGCCTAGGGCGCGTCCGGTGGAGGTCGCGCTCTCCAACAGCTCCGGCTTCGGCGGTCACAACGTCTCGATCGCGCTCCGACGCTGGCACGGGTAA
- a CDS encoding acyl carrier protein, which translates to MSDNASKIKDIIEKELGVEREKLTPEASFIEDLGADSLDIVELVMEFEKEFNIDIPDEDAEKLRTVGDAIAYLEAKVAG; encoded by the coding sequence ATGTCGGATAACGCGTCGAAGATCAAGGACATCATCGAGAAGGAACTCGGCGTTGAGCGCGAGAAGCTCACCCCCGAGGCGAGCTTCATCGAAGACCTCGGCGCGGACTCGCTCGACATCGTCGAACTGGTCATGGAGTTCGAGAAGGAGTTCAACATCGACATCCCCGACGAGGATGCCGAGAAGCTGCGTACCGTGGGCGACGCCATCGCGTACCTCGAGGCGAAGGTCGCGGGCTGA
- the fabG gene encoding 3-oxoacyl-[acyl-carrier-protein] reductase codes for MSTGRKIDLSGRVALVTGSTRGIGRAIASTLAAAGARVAVTGRDLAKAEAAAAELAAATGAEVRGYAADVADVAQATALIEAVERDFGQLDILVNNAGLTRDNLLMRLKDDDWNAVIDANLRGAFATCRAATRGMMKRRWGRIINVASVVGLIGNKGQTNYAASKAGLIGLTKSIAKELASRNILANVVAPGFIETDMTAAMTPEARAGMSAGIPLERLGTPEDVAGMVLVLASDLTGYVTGQVFVVDGGLVM; via the coding sequence ATGTCCACTGGTCGGAAGATTGACCTGAGCGGCCGCGTGGCGCTCGTGACGGGGTCCACCCGAGGCATCGGGCGCGCCATTGCCAGCACGCTTGCCGCCGCCGGTGCCCGGGTGGCGGTGACCGGACGCGATCTGGCGAAGGCCGAGGCGGCAGCGGCTGAGCTCGCGGCGGCCACGGGTGCCGAGGTTCGCGGCTATGCGGCTGATGTCGCCGATGTTGCCCAGGCCACGGCGCTGATCGAGGCGGTCGAACGGGACTTCGGGCAGCTCGACATTCTGGTGAACAATGCCGGGCTGACACGGGACAACCTGCTGATGCGTCTCAAGGACGACGACTGGAACGCGGTCATCGACGCGAATCTGCGCGGGGCCTTTGCCACCTGTCGGGCCGCAACGCGCGGGATGATGAAGCGGCGGTGGGGCCGGATCATCAACGTCGCCAGCGTCGTGGGGCTGATCGGCAACAAGGGGCAGACGAATTATGCGGCTAGCAAGGCAGGGCTCATCGGCCTCACCAAGTCGATCGCCAAGGAACTGGCGTCGCGGAACATCCTGGCCAACGTTGTGGCGCCCGGATTTATCGAGACGGACATGACGGCTGCCATGACCCCCGAGGCTCGGGCCGGCATGAGCGCCGGCATCCCCCTCGAACGCCTCGGCACCCCCGAGGACGTGGCGGGCATGGTACTCGTGCTCGCGTCGGACCTGACCGGCTATGTCACCGGGCAGGTATTCGTGGTGGACGGCGGCCTGGTGATGTAG
- the fabD gene encoding ACP S-malonyltransferase: MAMEFVFLLPGQGSQKVGMGKDLYEAFPAARDAFHAVDDAVGAALSTLAFEGPADELTRTVNAQPALLAHSAAVWAVVRDAVGTRAVAAAGHSLGEFSAYHLAGTLDLAAAARLVRRRGSLMYEQGVARPGAMAAILGVLSIPIDDLCARATAERGLVVPANYNSEEQVVISGEVAGVERAMELAKESGAKRCLPLPVSGAFHSPLMAPAVDGLARALEAETWHDPVIPVVANVNASAVTTAATARELLLLQLTAPVQWTRVMRTLADRYPSALFVEVGTGAVLTGLARRIAPEVQTMAVGTVADVEKFVALISQNS, from the coding sequence ATGGCCATGGAATTCGTGTTCCTGCTCCCTGGACAGGGGTCGCAGAAAGTCGGCATGGGGAAGGATCTCTACGAGGCGTTCCCTGCGGCGCGTGACGCCTTTCATGCGGTCGACGATGCCGTGGGCGCGGCGCTGTCGACCCTCGCCTTCGAAGGACCCGCCGACGAGCTGACGCGAACCGTGAATGCGCAGCCCGCGCTGCTGGCGCACAGCGCGGCGGTTTGGGCCGTGGTCCGCGACGCCGTCGGTACGCGGGCCGTCGCGGCAGCGGGCCACTCCCTCGGTGAGTTCTCGGCGTATCACCTTGCGGGCACGCTCGACCTGGCGGCCGCCGCGCGCCTCGTACGGCGCCGCGGCTCGCTCATGTATGAGCAGGGCGTTGCGCGTCCCGGAGCCATGGCCGCCATTCTCGGGGTCCTGAGCATCCCCATCGATGACCTCTGCGCCCGGGCGACCGCGGAGCGCGGGCTGGTGGTGCCCGCCAACTACAACAGCGAAGAGCAGGTGGTCATCTCGGGGGAGGTGGCCGGCGTGGAGCGGGCCATGGAGCTGGCCAAGGAGTCCGGCGCCAAGCGGTGTCTTCCGCTGCCGGTCAGTGGTGCCTTCCACTCGCCGCTCATGGCCCCGGCCGTTGACGGTCTGGCTCGTGCGCTCGAGGCCGAAACGTGGCACGACCCGGTCATTCCGGTGGTCGCCAACGTCAACGCCTCGGCGGTCACCACGGCGGCCACGGCGCGTGAGCTGCTGCTGCTGCAGCTCACGGCGCCGGTGCAGTGGACCCGTGTCATGCGCACCCTGGCGGACCGGTATCCGTCCGCGCTGTTCGTGGAGGTCGGGACGGGGGCGGTACTCACCGGCCTGGCGCGTCGCATTGCGCCCGAGGTGCAGACCATGGCAGTCGGCACGGTCGCCGACGTGGAGAAGTTCGTTGCGCTCATTTCACAGAACTCCTGA
- a CDS encoding beta-ketoacyl-ACP synthase III produces the protein MKRPFSYIAGTGHAVPAKVVTNADIAAMGIDTNDEWIVERTGIRQRHICEPNESLASLCAKASQQAMAKAGVTAGEIDVIIVGTASPDHLLPSQAVEVQTALGASRAAAFDVASACSGWLYGAIVGDSMIASGAADTVLVIGAEKLSAIVDWSDRNTCILFADGAGATVLRRAKGEKRDRGIQSTFMRSDGALAELLWRPAGGGAEPYSPEAGSRACIQMAGREVFKHAVRSMAEATDRALDSARITAADVDLLIPHQANIRIIEATAKHAGIPMDKVFVNVDRFGNTSAASIPIALNDAMEQGRIREGSTVLFAAFGAGFTWGSVVARF, from the coding sequence ATGAAGCGACCGTTTTCGTACATTGCCGGGACCGGGCACGCCGTGCCGGCCAAGGTGGTCACCAACGCCGATATCGCGGCGATGGGCATCGACACCAACGACGAATGGATCGTCGAGCGGACGGGCATTCGCCAGCGTCATATCTGCGAACCCAACGAGTCCCTCGCCTCGCTCTGCGCCAAGGCGTCGCAGCAGGCCATGGCCAAGGCGGGAGTAACCGCCGGCGAGATCGACGTGATCATCGTGGGGACCGCGTCGCCCGATCACTTGCTGCCGTCCCAGGCGGTCGAAGTCCAGACGGCGCTTGGCGCATCGCGCGCCGCGGCCTTCGATGTGGCCTCCGCCTGCTCGGGATGGCTGTATGGCGCCATCGTTGGTGACTCCATGATCGCGAGCGGTGCGGCCGACACGGTCCTGGTTATCGGCGCCGAGAAGTTGAGCGCGATCGTCGACTGGAGCGACCGGAACACGTGCATTCTCTTTGCTGACGGCGCAGGGGCCACCGTACTGCGCCGCGCGAAGGGGGAAAAGCGGGACAGGGGCATCCAGTCCACGTTCATGCGCTCGGATGGGGCTCTGGCCGAGCTGCTGTGGCGGCCGGCCGGTGGCGGCGCCGAACCGTACTCACCGGAAGCCGGGAGCCGCGCCTGCATCCAGATGGCGGGTCGTGAAGTCTTCAAGCATGCGGTGCGCTCCATGGCCGAGGCCACCGATCGTGCGCTCGACAGCGCGCGCATCACGGCCGCCGATGTGGACCTGCTCATTCCCCACCAGGCGAACATCCGCATCATTGAGGCAACGGCCAAGCACGCCGGCATCCCCATGGACAAGGTGTTCGTGAACGTCGATCGCTTCGGCAACACCTCCGCCGCGTCCATTCCCATTGCGCTGAACGACGCCATGGAGCAGGGGCGCATCCGGGAAGGCAGCACGGTGCTCTTTGCGGCCTTCGGTGCGGGATTCACGTGGGGCTCGGTCGTGGCCCGCTTCTAG
- the plsX gene encoding phosphate acyltransferase PlsX yields MARIAVDAMGGDFAPRAPIAGAVQALGALAPEHHIDLVGPTAVIEAELDALLGGELEGLSHVRERLAIVEAPDVITMTDKPSVALRGKTNSSMVVGIKRVAEGHAHAFVSAGNTGAQMAASLVLLKLHAGLTRPAIGTIFPTAKDPILVLDVGANVDCAAEELVQFARIGTVYARALLGRSEPAVGLLSIGEEPEKGNVAVKEAHQRLLGAGLNFLGNVEGRDLPRGVCDRGPIDVVVCDGFTGNILLKFYESIGPMLIGMVSHVAGLDARKVAGSLKQLDVDEYGGAPLLGVRGVSIISHGKSSPRAISNAILVALRAYESGMTDEIGRRLAESMPQASPSGTAS; encoded by the coding sequence TTGGCGCGCATCGCCGTGGATGCCATGGGGGGCGACTTTGCCCCCCGGGCCCCCATCGCGGGCGCCGTGCAGGCGCTCGGCGCGCTCGCCCCCGAACACCACATCGACCTCGTCGGCCCCACCGCCGTTATCGAAGCGGAGCTCGACGCGCTCCTTGGCGGTGAGCTCGAGGGTCTGTCGCACGTCCGTGAGCGCCTTGCCATTGTCGAGGCGCCCGACGTGATCACCATGACCGACAAGCCCTCGGTCGCGTTGCGTGGCAAGACCAACAGCTCCATGGTGGTCGGCATCAAGCGCGTCGCCGAGGGGCATGCGCACGCGTTCGTCTCCGCCGGCAACACCGGGGCGCAGATGGCCGCGTCACTTGTGCTGCTCAAGCTGCACGCCGGGCTCACCCGGCCGGCCATCGGCACGATCTTCCCAACCGCCAAGGACCCTATCCTCGTGCTCGACGTTGGCGCCAATGTCGATTGCGCCGCTGAGGAGTTGGTCCAGTTTGCGCGCATTGGTACGGTCTACGCGCGTGCCCTGCTTGGGCGCAGTGAACCGGCCGTCGGCCTGCTGTCCATTGGCGAGGAGCCGGAAAAGGGCAACGTGGCGGTGAAAGAGGCCCATCAGCGCCTGCTGGGAGCCGGCCTCAACTTCCTCGGCAACGTCGAGGGGCGAGACCTGCCGCGCGGCGTCTGTGATCGCGGCCCCATCGACGTGGTCGTCTGCGATGGGTTCACCGGCAACATCCTGCTCAAGTTCTACGAGAGCATTGGCCCCATGCTCATTGGCATGGTATCCCACGTGGCCGGCCTGGACGCGCGCAAGGTGGCCGGCTCTCTCAAGCAGCTCGATGTCGATGAGTACGGCGGGGCGCCGCTGCTGGGCGTACGTGGGGTCTCGATCATTTCCCACGGCAAGAGCTCGCCCCGGGCCATCAGCAACGCCATCCTGGTGGCGTTGCGGGCGTACGAGTCGGGGATGACCGACGAGATCGGTCGCCGGCTTGCCGAGTCGATGCCGCAGGCGTCCCCCTCCGGAACTGCCTCATGA
- the rpmF gene encoding 50S ribosomal protein L32 has protein sequence MAVPKRRTSKRRKRARNTHKTAPAIVIQSCPQCGTAKRPHRVCAECGYYAGEQRVTAQEA, from the coding sequence ATGGCCGTACCGAAGCGCCGTACCTCGAAGCGGCGGAAGCGCGCCCGCAACACGCACAAGACCGCGCCCGCCATCGTGATCCAGTCGTGCCCGCAGTGCGGCACGGCGAAGCGCCCGCACCGCGTTTGCGCGGAATGCGGGTACTATGCGGGCGAGCAGCGGGTAACGGCGCAGGAAGCGTAA
- a CDS encoding DUF177 domain-containing protein, translating into MLCFDIRGLEARAEVVDDWLDAGDSVWEAGESRPVDPGVHVTGRLSAAGHGRFYFSGHFEGTALAECRRCLAEASVSVSDDVQLIFAESGVDEAGEDDVVVIPAGVRELDLRPAMREEWLLAVPSFALCRDDCRGLCPACGADRNAGDCTCPPPSDPRWDALRDLR; encoded by the coding sequence ATGCTGTGCTTTGACATCCGCGGTCTGGAAGCCCGTGCAGAGGTCGTCGACGATTGGCTCGATGCCGGGGATTCCGTGTGGGAGGCAGGTGAGTCGCGTCCGGTCGATCCCGGGGTGCACGTGACAGGCCGTCTCTCCGCTGCGGGACACGGTCGTTTTTACTTCAGCGGCCATTTCGAAGGTACAGCACTCGCGGAGTGCCGGCGGTGTCTGGCCGAAGCGAGTGTATCGGTGTCCGACGACGTGCAGTTGATCTTCGCCGAGTCCGGTGTGGACGAGGCGGGGGAAGACGATGTGGTCGTGATTCCTGCAGGTGTGCGAGAACTCGATCTGCGTCCGGCGATGCGCGAGGAGTGGCTGCTGGCCGTTCCGTCATTCGCGCTGTGCCGTGACGATTGCCGCGGGCTCTGTCCGGCGTGCGGCGCTGATCGAAACGCGGGGGACTGCACCTGTCCTCCACCCTCTGATCCCCGGTGGGATGCGCTGCGCGATCTGCGCTGA
- the ndk gene encoding nucleoside-diphosphate kinase, with translation MAGRRTLTIVKPDAFAAGNAGNIIALLERQGFQVKAARVMHLTTAQAGAFYEVHAARPFYGELVEFMTSGPCMPLILEKDDAVAALRTAIGATDPAEAAEGTVRKLYAESKGKNAIHASDSDENAAREARFFFAEADVIA, from the coding sequence ATGGCTGGTCGCCGCACTCTTACCATCGTCAAGCCCGACGCCTTTGCCGCCGGCAACGCGGGCAACATCATTGCGCTGCTCGAGCGTCAGGGCTTTCAGGTGAAGGCCGCTCGCGTCATGCACCTGACCACGGCGCAGGCAGGCGCCTTTTACGAAGTGCACGCGGCCCGTCCGTTTTACGGCGAACTGGTGGAGTTCATGACCAGTGGCCCGTGCATGCCCCTGATCCTCGAGAAGGACGACGCGGTGGCAGCCCTGCGCACTGCGATCGGTGCCACGGACCCGGCGGAAGCGGCGGAAGGGACGGTGCGGAAGCTGTACGCCGAATCGAAGGGGAAGAATGCCATCCACGCCTCCGACTCCGACGAGAACGCGGCGCGCGAAGCGCGGTTCTTCTTCGCCGAAGCCGACGTCATCGCCTGA
- the sucD gene encoding succinate--CoA ligase subunit alpha produces MSIFIDKSTKLVVQGITGRDGSFHAKQMIEYGTQVVAGVTPGKGGQTFEGTAPIFDTVHDAVQATGANTSVIYVPPMYAADAIMEAAAAGVKFIVCITEGVPVLDMTKVYPFVKEHGARLLGPNCPGLITPGESKVGIIPGRICAPGPVGVVSRSGTLTYEVVNALTKAGIGQSTCVGIGGDPINGTNFIDCLAAFEKDPKTKAVAMMGEIGGTDEQEAADFVKNHMTKPVVGFIAGQTAPPGRRMGHAGAIISGSAGTAAEKIDAFKAAGMGVAQRPVDFVELIQARLG; encoded by the coding sequence GTGAGCATCTTCATCGACAAGAGCACCAAGCTGGTGGTGCAGGGCATCACGGGCCGCGACGGTTCGTTCCATGCCAAGCAGATGATCGAATACGGGACGCAGGTCGTGGCCGGCGTGACCCCGGGCAAGGGTGGCCAGACGTTCGAAGGCACCGCGCCCATTTTCGACACCGTGCACGATGCGGTGCAGGCGACCGGCGCCAACACCTCGGTGATCTACGTCCCGCCCATGTACGCGGCCGATGCGATCATGGAAGCCGCGGCGGCGGGCGTGAAGTTCATCGTCTGCATTACTGAAGGCGTGCCGGTCCTCGACATGACGAAGGTGTATCCCTTCGTGAAGGAGCATGGCGCGCGTCTGCTTGGCCCCAACTGCCCGGGGCTCATCACGCCGGGGGAAAGCAAGGTGGGGATCATCCCCGGCCGCATCTGCGCGCCCGGTCCGGTGGGTGTGGTCAGCCGCTCCGGCACGCTCACCTACGAAGTCGTGAACGCGCTCACCAAGGCTGGCATCGGCCAGAGCACGTGCGTTGGCATCGGTGGTGACCCGATCAACGGCACCAACTTCATCGACTGCCTTGCGGCGTTCGAGAAGGATCCGAAGACGAAGGCCGTCGCCATGATGGGCGAAATTGGTGGCACCGACGAACAGGAAGCCGCCGACTTCGTGAAGAACCACATGACCAAGCCGGTCGTGGGGTTCATCGCCGGTCAGACGGCCCCGCCGGGCCGCCGCATGGGTCACGCGGGCGCCATCATCTCGGGCTCGGCCGGTACGGCCGCCGAGAAGATCGACGCCTTCAAGGCCGCCGGAATGGGCGTGGCCCAGCGCCCGGTCGACTTCGTGGAGCTGATCCAGGCCCGTCTGGGGTGA